The Sporosarcina ureae genome includes a region encoding these proteins:
- a CDS encoding D-2-hydroxyacid dehydrogenase, which translates to MKILFTFKIKTSFKEQLKEKYPNVEFIYTTNIDEVALGDIDVIVTDGGDLKSEHVEKATELKWVMVAAVGVDTLPIESLQAREILVTNSHGVHKMPLAESVLAHLLSLERGLPGIYRREAEKKWELDSLPGEVNHSTALIVGTGAIGGEIGRLLQAFHVYTIGCNRSGHASPHMNETISLDEILEKLPQVDYVISILPSTPQTRWIFQPEHFRAMKETAVFMNVGRGDVVKEQYVLDALKHNEIRHAVLDVFETEPLPEDSPFWEMSNCTVSPHMSSLSDQYIKRSLEIMESNLEKWVAGDQDLINQVDLAKGY; encoded by the coding sequence ATGAAGATATTATTCACATTTAAAATCAAAACCTCATTTAAAGAGCAGTTGAAAGAGAAATATCCGAACGTCGAATTTATATACACAACAAATATAGATGAAGTGGCATTAGGAGATATAGATGTAATCGTGACAGATGGCGGAGATTTGAAATCAGAACATGTTGAAAAAGCTACTGAATTGAAATGGGTCATGGTTGCGGCTGTAGGAGTCGATACATTGCCGATCGAATCACTGCAGGCGAGAGAGATTCTAGTCACTAATTCGCACGGAGTTCATAAAATGCCATTAGCCGAGTCCGTGTTAGCTCATTTATTATCCCTTGAAAGAGGATTGCCGGGCATTTATAGAAGAGAGGCTGAGAAAAAATGGGAGCTAGACTCTTTACCGGGTGAAGTGAATCACTCTACTGCTTTAATAGTAGGAACAGGTGCAATAGGAGGAGAAATCGGGAGACTGCTACAGGCGTTTCATGTCTATACAATTGGATGTAATCGCTCAGGGCATGCAAGTCCGCATATGAATGAAACAATTTCTTTAGATGAAATCCTTGAAAAGCTCCCTCAAGTGGATTATGTGATCTCCATATTGCCGAGCACACCACAAACGCGATGGATTTTTCAACCAGAGCATTTCCGCGCAATGAAGGAGACGGCTGTCTTTATGAATGTGGGAAGGGGAGACGTAGTGAAAGAGCAGTATGTTCTGGACGCGTTAAAACACAATGAGATCCGTCATGCAGTACTCGATGTCTTTGAAACAGAGCCTTTACCTGAAGATAGTCCATTTTGGGAAATGTCGAACTGTACGGTATCCCCTCATATGTCCAGTCTTTCCGATCAATACATTAAACGTTCCTTGGAAATTATGGAGAGTAACCTTGAGAAATGGGTGGCCGGGGATCAAGATCTCATCAACCAAGTGGATTTAGCAAAAGGCTATTAA
- a CDS encoding glutamate-1-semialdehyde 2,1-aminomutase, whose amino-acid sequence MNRKNSEAIYAEACEHIVGGVNSPARTYGAVGGGAPTVMERAEGAYFYDVDGNRYIDYLGAYGPIITGHAHPHITKAITKAAETGVLYGTPTRHEVQFAKMLKEAIPGMDKVRFVNSGTEAVMSTIRVARAFTGRTKIMKFAGCYHGHSDLVLVAAGSGPATLGTPDSAGVPSSIVKEVITIPFNDPDSYKAAMEQWGDELACILIEPIVGNFGIVEPNEGFLELVHELAKEHGVLTVYDEVITAFRFHYGAAQTLLGLQPDLTAFGKIIGGGLPIGAYGGRKEIMEQVAPLGPAFQAGTMAGNPASMLSGIACLEVLQEPGIYEEMDRLGGLLEDGILKLAKKHSIPLTINRLGGALTLFFTDVKVENYKQAEATDGEIFGRFFKEMLKNGIVLAPSKYEAWFLTSAHTESDIHETLEAVDRAFKAL is encoded by the coding sequence ATGAACCGAAAAAATTCAGAAGCAATCTACGCAGAAGCATGTGAACATATTGTGGGTGGAGTCAACAGCCCAGCCCGAACCTATGGAGCGGTTGGCGGTGGCGCACCTACTGTCATGGAGCGTGCGGAAGGCGCCTATTTTTATGATGTAGATGGTAATCGCTATATTGATTACTTGGGAGCATACGGTCCGATCATAACAGGACACGCGCATCCTCATATTACAAAAGCCATTACGAAAGCTGCAGAAACAGGCGTACTCTACGGCACACCGACACGCCATGAAGTACAATTTGCCAAAATGTTAAAAGAGGCCATTCCAGGAATGGACAAAGTCCGCTTCGTTAATTCGGGTACAGAAGCCGTCATGTCAACTATTCGTGTAGCAAGAGCATTTACTGGTCGTACAAAGATTATGAAATTCGCAGGTTGCTATCACGGTCACTCAGATCTTGTGTTAGTAGCTGCCGGCTCAGGTCCTGCCACATTAGGTACGCCAGATTCTGCAGGAGTACCCTCTTCTATCGTCAAAGAGGTCATCACGATTCCGTTTAATGACCCTGATAGCTATAAAGCAGCGATGGAGCAATGGGGCGATGAACTTGCTTGCATTCTAATCGAACCGATTGTCGGAAACTTTGGTATTGTCGAGCCGAATGAAGGGTTCTTGGAACTTGTTCATGAGTTAGCGAAAGAACATGGTGTTTTGACTGTCTATGATGAGGTTATTACAGCATTCCGCTTTCATTACGGTGCGGCACAGACGTTACTCGGACTTCAACCGGATTTAACAGCATTCGGAAAAATTATCGGCGGGGGCTTACCAATTGGTGCTTATGGCGGTAGAAAAGAAATTATGGAACAAGTGGCTCCACTCGGCCCTGCTTTTCAAGCTGGAACAATGGCTGGAAATCCAGCATCCATGCTATCGGGAATTGCTTGTCTGGAAGTGCTTCAAGAACCAGGTATTTATGAAGAAATGGATCGCCTAGGCGGTTTACTTGAAGATGGTATTCTGAAGCTTGCTAAAAAACACAGTATTCCATTGACGATCAATCGTCTGGGTGGTGCACTGACACTGTTTTTCACAGATGTTAAAGTGGAAAACTACAAGCAAGCTGAAGCAACAGATGGAGAAATCTTTGGTCGTTTCTTTAAAGAAATGCTGAAAAACGGCATCGTCTTGGCACCATCTAAGTATGAAGCATGGTTCTTAACTTCTGCTCATACAGAATCCGATATACACGAAACTCTTGAAGCAGTAGATCGCGCATTTAAAGCACTTTAA
- a CDS encoding cation diffusion facilitator family transporter: MNHNHNHAHGTNKKALMISFIIITIYMIIEAIGGFLTNSLALLSDAGHMLSDSISLGVGLLAFTLGEKTANYSKTYGYKRFEILAAIFNGVTLILISIYIFYEAFHRLAEPPAVASTGMLLIASIGLLINILVAWILMRKGDTKGNLNIRAAFLHVIGDLLGSVGAVIAALLIMFLGWNLADPIASVIVAILVLISGWRVTKDAVHILMEGTPEDVDVDEVIQTIENVTGIISIHDLHVWSITSGQNALSCHAVINGALTVQESQKILRTIEQELIQKNIHHVTIQMESGDHSHDDSLICKINQES, from the coding sequence ATGAATCACAATCATAACCATGCACATGGTACAAACAAAAAAGCCTTAATGATTAGCTTTATAATCATCACAATTTATATGATTATTGAAGCGATAGGAGGATTCCTTACTAATAGTCTTGCTTTATTATCCGATGCAGGACATATGTTAAGTGACTCCATATCACTTGGGGTTGGTCTATTGGCTTTTACATTAGGAGAGAAGACTGCGAATTATAGTAAAACCTATGGATATAAGCGTTTTGAAATACTAGCCGCTATATTTAATGGGGTTACACTTATACTAATTTCAATCTACATATTTTATGAAGCTTTCCATCGTTTGGCAGAGCCACCCGCAGTCGCATCGACTGGTATGTTACTTATTGCTTCCATTGGTTTACTAATAAATATTCTTGTTGCATGGATACTCATGCGCAAAGGTGATACAAAAGGAAACTTAAACATACGTGCGGCATTTCTTCATGTAATTGGTGATCTATTAGGATCTGTTGGTGCAGTTATTGCTGCATTACTCATTATGTTTTTAGGATGGAATCTAGCGGATCCAATAGCAAGTGTTATTGTTGCTATTCTCGTTTTGATAAGTGGTTGGCGAGTAACCAAAGACGCAGTACATATATTAATGGAAGGTACTCCAGAAGATGTTGATGTAGATGAAGTGATCCAAACAATAGAAAACGTAACCGGTATTATAAGCATCCACGATTTACATGTATGGAGCATTACAAGTGGACAAAATGCTTTATCATGTCATGCGGTAATTAATGGAGCCTTAACTGTGCAAGAGAGCCAAAAAATATTACGAACAATAGAACAGGAATTAATTCAAAAAAATATCCATCATGTAACGATTCAGATGGAGAGCGGTGATCATTCACATGACGACTCCTTAATTTGTAAAATTAATCAAGAGTCTTAA
- a CDS encoding FUSC family protein, whose amino-acid sequence MKLGARVFKTGIAIVFALFLANLLDLPTAVFAGIAAIFAIQPSIYRSYLTIVEQLQGNLIGATIAVLFTLIFGPQLIIVGLAAVIVMTIMLKLGLEKSMSLALVTMIAVMEVKDDAFLTFAFLRVGTIMVGVLAAFIVNLVFMPPKYETKLFQAIHQAQDEIIRWTRLAGRQVSEHTAMKKSLSKLKERLIQIDQLYLLFKEERSYFKKTSAAKARRLVVYRQMVATTRSSYDVLKRLHKFENELINLPEHFRMMIQERLESLLVYHEQLHLKFVGKLKADFDEDETHSEFIQRQEVMNIFVKEIAITNEEEEFSSYHLLHVLSSILNYEEQLEHLDTLITSYQTRYEDEENILEDEFY is encoded by the coding sequence ATGAAACTTGGTGCCCGCGTCTTTAAGACGGGTATTGCGATTGTATTTGCCCTGTTTCTCGCAAATTTACTAGATTTACCTACAGCAGTGTTCGCAGGTATTGCAGCTATTTTCGCAATCCAACCCTCTATTTACAGATCATACTTAACAATAGTAGAACAACTGCAAGGTAATTTAATCGGTGCCACTATAGCAGTCTTATTCACACTTATTTTTGGGCCTCAATTAATCATCGTCGGTTTGGCAGCCGTCATCGTTATGACGATCATGTTGAAACTAGGCCTTGAAAAGTCTATGTCACTCGCACTCGTCACGATGATTGCGGTGATGGAAGTGAAAGATGACGCCTTCTTAACATTCGCCTTTCTTCGTGTAGGCACAATTATGGTAGGTGTACTAGCAGCATTCATTGTAAATCTAGTCTTTATGCCACCAAAATATGAAACGAAACTGTTTCAAGCGATTCATCAAGCACAGGACGAAATTATTCGTTGGACGCGTCTAGCTGGTCGTCAAGTTTCTGAACACACAGCTATGAAGAAATCGTTGAGTAAGTTAAAGGAACGTCTGATACAAATTGATCAGCTGTACTTATTATTTAAAGAAGAGCGCAGCTATTTCAAGAAAACTTCTGCCGCAAAAGCAAGACGGCTCGTTGTCTATCGACAGATGGTCGCTACAACTAGAAGTAGTTATGACGTTCTGAAAAGGCTGCATAAGTTTGAAAATGAACTCATCAATCTTCCAGAGCATTTCCGTATGATGATTCAGGAGCGTTTAGAGTCATTACTCGTTTATCATGAACAACTTCATCTGAAATTTGTTGGCAAGCTAAAAGCTGATTTCGACGAGGATGAAACACATAGTGAGTTTATTCAGCGACAAGAAGTGATGAATATCTTCGTGAAAGAAATTGCTATTACTAATGAAGAAGAAGAGTTTTCTTCTTATCACTTACTTCATGTCCTTTCTTCCATCCTAAATTACGAAGAACAGCTGGAGCATCTGGATACGTTGATCACTTCTTATCAAACACGATATGAAGATGAAGAGAATATTTTAGAAGATGAATTTTATTAA
- the bcp gene encoding thioredoxin-dependent thiol peroxidase, with amino-acid sequence MEKLEGRQAPAFSLANENGEIISLEQFKGKNYVVLYFYPKDSTPGCTTEACDFRDAQADFEGLNAVVLGVSPDHAASHQKFIAKHGLPFSLLVDEDHAVAEQYGVWKLKKNFGKEYMGIERSTFLIDPTGTVVKEWRKVRVKGHVEDALATLEQLTK; translated from the coding sequence ATGGAAAAATTAGAAGGAAGACAAGCACCTGCGTTCTCGCTAGCAAATGAAAATGGTGAAATAATTTCATTAGAGCAATTTAAGGGAAAAAATTATGTAGTGTTGTATTTTTATCCGAAGGACTCAACACCTGGCTGTACAACAGAAGCTTGTGATTTTCGGGATGCGCAAGCAGATTTTGAAGGGTTGAATGCGGTAGTGCTAGGTGTCAGTCCCGATCATGCAGCTTCTCACCAAAAATTTATCGCGAAGCACGGCTTGCCATTTTCTTTACTTGTAGATGAAGATCATGCAGTAGCTGAACAGTATGGTGTGTGGAAGCTAAAGAAGAACTTCGGCAAAGAGTACATGGGAATAGAACGATCTACATTCTTGATTGATCCAACGGGTACCGTAGTTAAAGAATGGAGAAAAGTTCGCGTGAAAGGTCATGTAGAAGATGCACTCGCGACGCTTGAGCAACTGACGAAATAG
- the perR gene encoding peroxide-responsive transcriptional repressor PerR, which produces MPGVFLKDALVTLKESGVRITPQRHAILEYLITSHSHPTADEIYKALEEDFPNMSVATVYNNLRVFQNSGLVKELTYGDASSRFDFVTHDHYHIICDDCGKIVDFHHPGLEEVERLAAHVTGFQVNSHRLEVYGTCPDCAATKQTQAK; this is translated from the coding sequence ATGCCTGGAGTGTTCTTAAAAGATGCGTTAGTGACATTGAAAGAAAGTGGTGTGAGAATTACTCCGCAGCGACATGCGATTCTCGAGTATTTAATCACATCCCATTCACATCCAACTGCTGATGAGATCTATAAAGCGCTAGAAGAAGATTTCCCTAATATGAGCGTGGCGACAGTGTATAATAACTTGCGTGTATTCCAAAACTCTGGATTAGTAAAAGAGTTGACATACGGCGATGCGTCCAGTCGTTTTGATTTCGTGACGCATGACCATTATCATATTATTTGTGATGATTGCGGAAAGATTGTAGATTTCCACCATCCTGGTCTGGAAGAAGTAGAACGTCTTGCAGCGCATGTAACGGGTTTTCAAGTGAATTCACATCGTCTAGAAGTGTATGGAACTTGTCCTGACTGTGCAGCAACGAAACAAACTCAAGCAAAATGA
- a CDS encoding DUF421 domain-containing protein: MDLNLVWQTVLIFIVGTLFLRIGGRKTISQMTIPQTVIIISIGTLLIQPVAGHGLKNTFMVAGLLILLLLATEYIQLKIDKAEGAFSGKAIPVIENGTLNESNLKKHRLTVDKLEERLRQVGVTHISDVQYATLETSGQLGYTLKSNKQPATKQDIQDLHDLISNNNTKKPQHFSNQSNNIFTETLQENIQGIQNSNGNSDVPKHLQ; the protein is encoded by the coding sequence ATGGATCTCAATCTCGTTTGGCAAACAGTCCTTATTTTTATAGTAGGAACTCTATTTTTAAGAATTGGTGGAAGAAAAACCATTTCACAGATGACTATTCCCCAAACTGTGATCATAATTTCAATTGGTACATTGCTAATCCAACCAGTTGCAGGTCATGGTCTTAAGAACACCTTTATGGTAGCTGGTTTATTAATACTCCTCTTACTAGCAACCGAATATATCCAATTAAAAATTGACAAAGCGGAAGGTGCTTTTTCAGGTAAAGCAATACCTGTTATTGAGAACGGAACATTAAATGAGAGTAATTTAAAGAAACATCGGTTAACTGTAGATAAACTAGAAGAGCGCTTAAGGCAAGTGGGTGTTACACATATTAGTGATGTTCAATATGCAACATTAGAAACCAGTGGACAGTTAGGTTATACGTTAAAATCGAACAAGCAACCCGCAACCAAGCAAGATATTCAAGACCTTCATGATTTAATTAGTAACAATAATACAAAAAAACCTCAACATTTTTCTAATCAAAGCAATAATATTTTCACCGAGACCTTACAAGAGAATATACAAGGAATACAAAATAGCAATGGAAATTCAGATGTCCCAAAACATTTACAATAG
- a CDS encoding ribonuclease J yields MSIGESTLSIFALGGINEIGKNMYVIQYEEDIIIIDCGAKFPDETLLGVDLIIQDISYLQKNKDKIRALIVTHGHEDHIGGIPYLLKQLSIPVYATKLTLGLIKLKLKEHGLLRATELKTIHADSNVEAGTINMTFFNVNHSIPDCLGIAIHTPEGTVVHTGDFKFDLTPINGKYPDFHKMTEIGDRGVLLLLSESTNAERPGFTQSERVVGEHIEDAFRKANQKIFISTFASNVYRVQQIINAALKTNRKVALLGRSMVNIVSVAAELGYLTIPDGTLIEANEINRMAPEQVVVICTGSQGEPMAALSRLSTSTYRQVSVLAGDTVILASSPIPGNEKSVSRIIDNLFHLGAKVLYGSGSTSGMHVSGHALQEELKLMLTLMKPTYFIPIHGEFRMLQQHRTLAESVGVKSENIFIINNGDVVDINNTVASQTRRIQAGSVFVDGLSVGDVGKIVLRDRKLLSEEGMLIIVISLSKADGKIISNPEIISRGFVYERAAEDILHEVNQLVITIINESRQSNGDKSSELKHHLKKAIEQLLYTQTKRRPMILPFVIEI; encoded by the coding sequence GTATAGGAGAAAGCACGTTATCCATTTTTGCTTTGGGTGGCATCAATGAAATCGGTAAAAATATGTACGTAATCCAATATGAAGAGGATATCATCATTATCGATTGCGGAGCCAAGTTCCCAGATGAAACTTTATTAGGGGTAGATTTAATTATTCAAGATATATCCTATTTGCAAAAGAACAAAGATAAAATTCGTGCATTGATTGTGACTCACGGACATGAAGATCATATCGGCGGCATTCCATACTTACTAAAACAGCTAAGTATTCCCGTATATGCGACTAAATTGACGCTCGGTTTAATTAAATTGAAATTGAAAGAACACGGACTTCTACGTGCAACGGAACTGAAGACGATTCATGCGGATTCGAATGTCGAAGCCGGTACGATCAACATGACATTCTTCAATGTAAATCATAGTATTCCGGATTGTCTAGGAATTGCGATTCATACACCAGAAGGGACTGTGGTACACACAGGCGACTTCAAGTTTGATTTAACACCTATAAATGGAAAATATCCAGATTTTCATAAAATGACCGAAATTGGGGACCGCGGAGTGTTGCTTTTATTATCCGAGAGCACGAATGCTGAACGTCCAGGTTTCACACAATCTGAACGGGTCGTTGGCGAACATATTGAAGATGCATTTCGTAAGGCCAATCAAAAAATCTTTATTTCTACATTTGCATCCAATGTTTATCGTGTTCAGCAAATTATTAATGCTGCGCTTAAAACAAATCGAAAGGTTGCGTTACTTGGTAGAAGTATGGTGAACATTGTATCTGTTGCAGCAGAACTCGGATATCTAACAATACCTGATGGCACTTTAATAGAAGCAAATGAAATCAATCGGATGGCACCTGAACAAGTTGTCGTTATATGTACAGGCAGTCAAGGTGAGCCTATGGCAGCTTTATCACGCTTATCCACTTCAACGTACCGCCAAGTATCTGTATTAGCTGGAGATACCGTCATTCTTGCGTCAAGCCCTATACCTGGTAATGAAAAAAGTGTGTCACGCATCATCGATAATTTATTCCATTTAGGGGCCAAGGTACTCTATGGATCCGGTAGCACATCCGGTATGCATGTTTCAGGACACGCCTTACAGGAAGAATTAAAACTCATGCTCACCTTAATGAAGCCAACTTATTTCATCCCGATTCATGGTGAGTTCCGCATGCTTCAGCAACATCGAACATTAGCCGAATCCGTAGGAGTAAAGAGTGAAAACATCTTCATCATTAACAATGGTGATGTAGTAGATATTAACAATACTGTCGCTAGCCAAACAAGACGGATACAAGCTGGTAGCGTTTTTGTGGACGGGCTAAGCGTTGGAGATGTCGGGAAAATTGTATTACGTGACCGTAAATTGCTTTCAGAAGAAGGAATGTTGATTATTGTGATTTCCCTAAGCAAAGCGGATGGGAAAATCATTTCTAACCCCGAGATCATTTCCCGTGGATTCGTCTATGAACGTGCTGCAGAAGATATTCTGCATGAAGTGAATCAGCTAGTCATTACGATCATTAATGAATCAAGACAATCGAATGGAGATAAAAGTAGCGAATTAAAACATCATCTAAAAAAGGCAATTGAGCAGCTATTATATACTCAAACAAAAAGAAGACCGATGATTCTTCCGTTCGTAATTGAAATATGA
- a CDS encoding YgzB family protein encodes MKPYKNKINRIRSFALALIFIGVVIMYIGIFFRSNEVVMLIFMFLGMLAIIGSTVVYAWIGTLSTRAIRVQCPNCGKHTKVLGRVDMCGHCREPLTLDPDLEGKEFDIAYNKKVKHEE; translated from the coding sequence ATGAAGCCTTACAAAAATAAAATAAATCGTATCCGATCATTTGCCTTGGCACTTATTTTCATCGGAGTTGTCATTATGTACATCGGAATCTTTTTCCGTTCCAATGAAGTTGTCATGCTGATCTTTATGTTCTTAGGAATGCTTGCGATTATTGGTAGTACAGTGGTGTATGCGTGGATCGGCACCTTGTCAACACGAGCTATACGAGTACAATGTCCGAATTGTGGTAAGCACACTAAAGTGCTCGGACGTGTGGATATGTGCGGACATTGCCGCGAGCCATTAACGCTCGACCCAGATCTTGAAGGCAAAGAATTCGATATCGCATATAATAAAAAAGTGAAGCACGAAGAATAA
- a CDS encoding nucleotidyltransferase-like protein: MLRPVYQERASLPETLSVLLIGNQREDDPITDTFDEILFIITSNNEIPIQTKHYTDGQRKAAMHIISERQLTHWLLVGTNKKIIDWLILGKVFFDRDEYAERLKERLSEEPLFGRGIKMGMEMAKMIRAYNEGKIHFERKQHMDSYLYAVNTLHHLARFVAVKRNVLPENTVWTQVKKIDPAVFKLYEELIGSEEEIEKRLDLVFLASEFFIHNYTHEAAVHLLEIMSEKDSWTVQQLHEQEELALYSSDLEFFIEYLVDKHLIEITQVPSKNELLFHREYRIIRAR, translated from the coding sequence ATGCTACGGCCAGTGTACCAAGAAAGAGCGAGTTTACCTGAGACATTAAGCGTGCTTTTAATAGGCAATCAAAGAGAGGACGACCCGATCACAGATACCTTTGATGAAATCTTATTTATTATTACCTCAAACAATGAAATACCTATTCAGACAAAACACTATACTGATGGTCAACGTAAAGCGGCTATGCATATCATTAGCGAACGACAATTAACGCATTGGTTGCTCGTAGGAACGAACAAGAAAATCATTGATTGGCTCATTCTAGGGAAAGTATTTTTTGACCGTGATGAATATGCGGAACGATTGAAAGAACGATTATCCGAAGAGCCGTTGTTTGGCAGAGGCATTAAAATGGGAATGGAAATGGCTAAAATGATTCGCGCTTATAATGAAGGGAAAATTCATTTCGAAAGAAAACAACATATGGATTCCTATCTATACGCAGTCAATACATTGCATCACCTAGCTAGATTCGTTGCCGTTAAACGCAACGTATTGCCGGAAAATACTGTCTGGACACAGGTGAAGAAAATAGATCCAGCTGTTTTTAAGTTATATGAAGAACTGATAGGCAGTGAAGAGGAAATAGAGAAACGTTTAGATTTAGTGTTCTTAGCAAGTGAGTTCTTCATCCATAACTATACACATGAAGCAGCGGTACATTTGTTGGAAATCATGAGTGAAAAGGATTCATGGACTGTCCAGCAGCTGCACGAACAGGAAGAGCTAGCGTTGTATTCCTCGGATTTAGAGTTCTTTATCGAATATTTAGTAGATAAGCATCTGATTGAAATTACACAAGTACCTTCTAAAAATGAGTTGCTATTCCATAGAGAGTATCGTATTATAAGAGCTCGGTAG
- a CDS encoding ABC transporter ATP-binding protein: MGESIKRYLQFVKPYNWQIVLTVLIGVVKFAIPLFLPLLMKIVIDDIIGSPTLSDPDKTRQLFYWLGGTIIVFFLIRPPVEYYRQYYAQLVSNKILFDIRQSLYSHLQKLGLRFYSNTRAGEVISRVINDVEQTKNFVMIGLMNVWLDLATIIIAIAIMLTLDVELTLVTLLAFPFYAFSVKHFFGKLRQLTRKRSQALADVQSYLHERVAGVSIIKSFAIEDKEQERFDEVNNKFLDRAIEHTRWNAKAFAVVNTITDVAPLLVIGYAGYQVINGSLTVGTMVAFIAFIERLYSPLRRLVNSSTSLTQSFASMDRVLDLMNEKYDVVDKEDAKALPAIDGEIEFDHVSFAYEEEEVLSNISLKIRPGETAALVGMSGGGKSTIISLIPRFYDVTSGTIRVDGHDIRDVQIKSLRNQIGMVLQDSILFSDSVKSNILMGKPDATDEEVIAAAKAANAHDFIETLTDGYDTRVGERGVKLSGGQKQRISIARVFLKNPALLILDEATSALDLESEALIQDSLERLAHNRTTLIVAHRLSTITHADCIYVIDHGDLKESGTHQELMKLNGTYAGLFNRQELGGSL; the protein is encoded by the coding sequence ATGGGCGAAAGTATTAAACGTTATCTTCAATTCGTAAAGCCGTATAACTGGCAGATTGTTCTCACTGTTCTTATTGGTGTTGTGAAGTTTGCGATTCCGCTGTTCTTACCTTTGTTAATGAAAATTGTAATCGATGATATTATCGGTTCACCGACGTTGAGTGACCCCGATAAAACACGGCAATTATTTTATTGGCTCGGTGGCACGATCATTGTGTTCTTCTTGATCCGTCCACCTGTAGAATATTATCGTCAATACTATGCACAATTAGTAAGTAATAAAATTTTGTTTGATATCCGCCAATCGCTTTATAGTCATTTGCAAAAGCTTGGCCTACGCTTCTATTCCAATACACGTGCAGGTGAAGTAATCTCGCGAGTGATCAACGACGTAGAGCAAACAAAAAACTTTGTCATGATCGGTTTGATGAATGTTTGGCTCGACTTGGCTACTATTATTATTGCCATTGCCATCATGTTGACTTTAGATGTGGAGCTGACACTTGTTACATTGCTCGCATTTCCGTTTTATGCATTCAGCGTCAAACATTTCTTTGGTAAATTACGTCAACTCACACGTAAACGATCCCAGGCACTTGCAGATGTACAAAGTTATTTGCATGAGCGCGTGGCGGGAGTCAGTATTATTAAGAGCTTTGCAATCGAAGACAAAGAGCAAGAACGTTTTGACGAAGTAAACAATAAATTCCTGGACCGTGCAATTGAACATACACGCTGGAATGCTAAAGCATTTGCTGTCGTCAATACAATTACCGATGTAGCTCCGTTACTCGTTATTGGATATGCTGGCTACCAAGTAATCAACGGTTCATTAACTGTCGGAACGATGGTCGCTTTCATCGCATTTATAGAAAGGCTATATTCGCCATTACGTCGTCTAGTTAACTCATCCACTTCATTGACGCAATCTTTTGCTTCAATGGACAGAGTACTAGACTTAATGAATGAAAAGTATGATGTGGTGGATAAAGAGGACGCAAAGGCACTACCAGCGATTGATGGGGAAATTGAATTTGATCATGTCAGCTTTGCGTATGAAGAAGAGGAAGTACTGTCAAACATTAGCTTGAAAATACGTCCTGGCGAAACCGCTGCACTGGTTGGTATGAGCGGTGGCGGGAAATCAACTATTATCAGTCTGATCCCACGATTTTACGATGTTACGTCGGGTACTATTCGCGTCGACGGCCATGATATCCGTGACGTACAGATTAAATCACTCCGTAATCAAATCGGTATGGTACTTCAGGATTCGATTCTGTTCAGCGATTCTGTCAAAAGTAATATATTGATGGGGAAGCCCGATGCCACAGATGAAGAAGTGATCGCTGCAGCAAAAGCCGCAAATGCACATGACTTTATTGAAACATTAACTGATGGATATGATACGAGGGTAGGAGAACGTGGTGTGAAGTTGTCAGGTGGACAGAAGCAACGTATTTCTATTGCCCGCGTCTTTCTGAAGAATCCAGCATTGCTCATCTTGGATGAAGCAACATCCGCTTTGGATTTAGAAAGTGAAGCGCTCATCCAAGATTCGTTGGAACGCTTGGCGCACAATCGCACTACACTAATCGTCGCCCATCGATTATCTACCATTACGCATGCGGATTGTATTTATGTGATAGACCACGGAGACTTAAAAGAGTCAGGTACCCACCAAGAACTGATGAAATTAAACGGCACATACGCTGGTTTATTTAATCGTCAGGAACTTGGAGGATCACTATAA